The following coding sequences lie in one Saccopteryx bilineata isolate mSacBil1 chromosome X, mSacBil1_pri_phased_curated, whole genome shotgun sequence genomic window:
- the BEX4 gene encoding protein BEX4, producing the protein MASKEDQAVKNLSVENAQLEDEGGDQAAVQNGEEARNPGVGEGQKPGGNARLGWVRRLVPTFRWAISNKRGDHNEVGNNVEKIAMQTMEIKRKTRELQLRHDTHFQTPEPDTHYDFCLIP; encoded by the coding sequence ATGGCATCCAAAGAGGACCAAGCAGTGAAAAATCTCAGCGTGGAGAATGCCCAGCTGGAGGACGAAGGAGGGGACCAGGCTGCTGTGCAGAATGGGGAGGAAGCACGCAATCCGGGAGTGGGGGAAGGCCAGAAGCCTGGAGGAAATGCTAGGCTGGGCTGGGTTAGGCGACTGGTCCCTACATTTCGCTGGGCCATATCTAACAAGCGTGGTGATCACAATGAAGTGGGGAATAATGTAGAAAAGATAGCAATGCAGACAATGGAAATCAAGAGAAAGACTAGGGAGCTGCAACTGAGACATGATACACACTTCCAAACTCCTGAGCCTGATACTCATTATGACTTTTGCCTTATACCTTGA